The Eurosta solidaginis isolate ZX-2024a chromosome 4, ASM4086904v1, whole genome shotgun sequence genome includes a window with the following:
- the CHES-1-like gene encoding uncharacterized protein CHES-1-like isoform X1, protein MKLQQIQNLTTVSTGSNNSGAYKMADLTKKMSPDNPTQILTTHDLSTLRTLQRVINTTNNNNNNNNTSLENNIIYNSLNNSNNINNHLQNYHHNNITNGASNHHKASGSSHNSNTGGSGNLVFSTIPLDGHALLIQQPTSHHLLQASNAAVSSLNTSHSLQQVAQQPARALVTSTAATTTTNGLRAVNSNNITSNTVTSSIGPAGVTTYISNSGGGHSGFNHNNNISGGNNNSLNNFLAKATILSAPNLSNAKASGGKIFTTGGATNFLGSSSYNNTSLNTITTSSMPTTSKYVLLQPNGNGQFTTYEGATPAAAAAAAAANGHSTGAPSVGNIVLLATEPMDLNGGSTTLAGGGDAAAVGRIIATAGGGTGDGNDDGELRPLAWLNDSNLIKDIVTTTAGIAGGANVVKRVGTMANGNICILNTTNAHELIEELPHHVVGNEEVTTTTSSSSGNVSSTSGGGASGAGGGSNTTQQELKTGNGAQITPLSVSDFQQLKRFGNIITAGTPITLLPAAHDTTTIASNTGSARKSDEPSAHIFGNIGAISATTTVHMGPSGTTTVVEYKSNGNMPALQPRQLLSAATSVGGNNAVSSGGTTITPTNLSTIASNNNNNNINTIINSSNSNYVPSSTSSSSAGSSSFSAQSINVSSASTMAAANPPASSTSVSYTMTTSSSTLSMASGAGGPTVLSLPKQFTTLPSGVVTVTNGNGITSTIYQGQQQQKQPSIANNNNNNNNNNNVNINTSTSSTTHHPHKKYLREKMNVLDHGGGSGGSGGGVGSGILASTLNGGGNVSASSVTVVASPASSSSSFSSSLSLSSSSSSTAAVNGGNSPISKSFYAGVAANNSHSHNNSVSGNNNSSNNNNNSGAINYSNTANASPSVMLSNNNNASGGPNGNSTVGSPTTTGSLPTYTIMQYQSVASSPGISSPEPNNSKEFYPLIAPQHQLQQQQRNSMRSPTSYSSYDNDSLKDFEISTNGSSGLSRHNTSTPQHQSAHQLSSSGSSSASSKNSHSVGGGNGIHSGGGVGANGSLTPQKQKHPNNVPYDPFVHTHNKPPYSFSSLIFMAIEGSNEKALPVKEIYAWIMQHFPYFKTAPAGWKNSVRHNLSLNKSFVKVEKAPNMGKGSLWRVEPQQRQNLIQALNRSPFFPNSAVEKSAQSLKSPGGSSIGGIGNDSLIGYDTVDSVGSGGACSPAPKTNINPRIDPRLFPKLSKVIGAQGLLNDVVVTGDIPDEDTPSDYSTINHNNNMNNSSSNNNKYNNYNSTALQQQNVGSGGKSSAGNGGGGGSGGATILGHFSNYEIIERLARDCGADSIDDVNAATAMLALKHGPKVFAETFQNGAPVITSSPSEDHTYSAGGAGNSGGSTPNAANGSAAPTKAINVTAQQQQHNGSQNGDNQSTSSDAAYESSEDNNNITPEELEDQRRQREGVDALLSLSRSSVVESPTKRPSSTSVEEEHISTCLESNKTNTNNNHNHFTNGNAKMSLLTSAVAYSQQQHHVYEDSGNGFHTPPSFYGVSHQMHHHISGLGSAQRKIKPLRSLRTKIKRKAPWMSKAR, encoded by the exons AATGTCACCGGATAATCCAACACAAATTTTAACAACACACGATCTGAGCACATTGCGTACGTTGCAGCGTGTAATCAacacaaccaacaacaacaataataacaacaacacatCTCTTGAAAACAATATCATCTACAATAGTCTCAACAACAGTAATAACATAAACAATCACCTACAAAATTATCATCACAATAACATCACTAACGGTGCCAGCAATCATCACAAAGCCAGCGGTAGCAGTCATAACAGCAACACTGGTGGCAGCGGCAATCTTGTCTTCTCTACCATACCGCTGGACGGTCACGCTCTGCTTATACAACAACCCACTTCGCACCACCTGTTACAAGCTTCGAACGCTGCAGTTTCTTCGCTTAACACGAGCCACAGTCTGCAACAGGTGGCACAGCAGCCAGCGCGCGCTTTGGTCActtcaacagcagcaacaacaacaacaaatggttTACGAGCCGTCAACAGTAACAATATTACAAGTAATACAGTTACAAGCAGCATTGGTCCAGCCGGAGTTACTACCTATATTAGTAATAGCGGCGGCGGCCACAGTGGCTTCAAtcataacaacaacatcagcggcGGCAACAACAACAGTTTGAATAATTTTCTTGCTAAAGCGACCATTTTAAGTGCACCAAATCTGAGCAACGCTAAGGCAAGCGGCGGTAAAATCTTTACCACTGGCGGCGCCACAAATTTTCTCGGCAGCTCCAGCTACAACAATACAAGCTTAAATACCATCACTACCAGCAGTATGCCGACCACATCCAAATATGTATTGTTGCAACCAAATGGCAATGGACAATTTACCACCTACGAAGGCGCAACACCGGCGGCAGCTGCAGCCGCAGCTGCAGCAAACGGTCACAGTACTGGAGCGCCAAGCGTTGGCAACATTGTGCTACTGGCAACCGAACCAATGGATTTGAATGGTGGCAGCACCACGTTAGCAGGAGGTGGTGACGCAGCTGCGGTGGGCCGTATCATAGCAACAGCCGGCGGTGGCACAGGTGACGGCAACGATGATGGAGAATTACGTCCGCTGGCGTGGTTAAATGACAGTAATTTAATTAAAGATATAGTGACAACTACAGCTGGCATTGCGGGTGGTGCTAATGTGGTGAAGCGCGTTGGCACAATGGCCAATGGCAATATTTGTATACTAAATACGACCAATGCGCACGAACTCATTGAGGAGTTGCCACATCATGTAGTGGGCAACGAAGAGGTTACAACGACCACTAGTTCATCCAGTGGTAACGTCAGCTCCACCAGTGGTGGAGGAGCGAGCGGGGCTGGTGGTGGAAGTAACACAACACAGCAGGAATTGAAAACCGGCAACGGAGCACAAATAACCCCTTTAAGTGTCAGCGACTTTCAGCAGCTCAAACGTTTTGGCAATATAATTACAGCTGGCACACCAATCACACTGCTGCCTGCCGCACACGACACAACAACCATTGCTTCTAACACAGGCAGTGCTAGAAAATCGGATGAGCCTTCAGCGCATATTTTTGGTAACATAGGCGCTATTAGTGCTACGACCACAGTGCATATGGGGCCGAGTGGCACAACCACTGTCGTGGAGTACAAATCGAATGGTAATATGCCGGCTTTGCAGCCGAGGCAGCTACTGAGCGCAGCAACGAGTGTTGGTGGTAATAATGCTGTGAGCAGTGGTGGTACGACTATAACGCCAACAAATTTGAGCACCATtgctagtaataataataataacaacatcaATACTATAATAAACTCTAGCAACAGCAACTATGTGCCTTCTTCAACATCTTCATCTTCTGCTGGTTCGTCGTCGTTTAGCGCTCAATCAATCAATGTATCATCCGCTTCCACTATGGCTGCTGCTAATCCACCTGCATCCTCTACATCTGTTTCCTATACAATGACAACGTCTTCGAGTACTTTGAGTATGGCTAGTGGAGCAGGTGGCCCCACAGTGCTCAGTTTACCTAAGCAATTTACAACGCTGCCGAGCGGTGTTGTTACTGTAACTAATGGCAACGGCATAACAAGCACAATTTATCAAGGACAACAGCAACAAAAGCAACCAAGCAttgccaataataataataataataataataacaacaacgtCAATATCAACACAAGCACTTCCAGCACCACCCATCATCCGCATAAGAAATATTTACGCGAAAAAATGAATGTGTTAGATCATGGCGGAGGAAGTGGTGGCAGCGGTGGTGGTGTTGGTAGCGGCATCCTTGCTAGCACACTCAATGGGGGAGGCAATGTGTCAGCTTCTTCTGTCACCGTAGTTGCTTCTCCCGCTTCCTCCAGCAGTTCGTTCTCTTCATCTCTTTCGCTTTCATCGAGTTCATCGTCCACAGCTGCTGTAAATGGCGGTAATAGTCCCATCTCTAAGTCATTCTATGCTGGTGTGGCAGCTAATAATAGTCACAGCCATAATAATAGCgtcagcggcaacaacaacagcagcaataacaacaataacagtgGTGCCATAAACTATTCCAATACGGCCAATGCGTCGCCTTCAGTGATGCTTAGCAATAATAATAATGCGTCAGGTGGCCCGAATGGGAATTCCACAGTCGGTTCACCCACAACAACAGGCAGCTTACCCACCTATACCATAATGCAGTACCAAAGTGTTGC CTCTTCGCCAGGCATTTCATCACCAGAACCAAATAATTCCAAAGAATTTTATCCACTTATTGCACCTCAGCatcagttacaacaacaacaacgcaattCTATGCGTTCACCCACCTCTTACTCAAGCTATGATAATGACTCATTAAAAGATTTCGAAATATCCACCAATGGTTCAAGCGGTTTGAGTCGTCACAATACCAGCACACCACAACATCAATCTGCACATCAGTTGTCTTCATCTGGTTCTTCCTCCGCCTCATCCAAGAATAGTCATTCTGTTGGCGGCGGCAATGGCATCCACAGTGGTGGTGGCGTTGGCGCCAACGGTTCTCTTACTCCGCAAAAACAAAAGCATCCGAACAATGTTCCGTACGATCCATTCGTCCATACTCACAACAAACCACCCTACAGTTTTAG TTCCTTAATTTTCATGGCAATTGAGGGTTCGAATGAGAAAGCTTTGCCGGTCAAAGAGATCTATGCTTGGATCATGCAGCATTTTCCGTACTTTAAAACAGCGCCCGCCGGCTGGAAGAATAGCGTGCGTCATAATTTGTCGTTGAACAAGAGTTTTGTTAAAGTGGAGAAAGCGCCG AATATGGGCAAAGGCTCCCTGTGGCGTGTCGAGCCGCAACAACGGCAAAATCTCATTCAAGCGCTCAATCGCTCACCATTCTTCCCCAACTCGGCTGTTGAAAAATCGGCGCAATCGCTCAAAAGTCCTGGTGGCAGCAGTATTGGCGGCATCGGTAATGATTCACTCATCGGCTATGATACCGTCGACAGTGTGGGTAGCGGTGGCGCATGTAGTCCTGCACCGAAAACGAATATTAATCCACGCATCGATCCACGTCTATTTCCCAAATTATCCAAAGTTATTGGTGCGCAGGGTTTGCTAAATGATGTGGTCGTTACTGGTGATATACCAGACGAAGACACTCCGTCCGATTATAGTACAATAAATCATAATAACAATATGAATAActccagcagcaacaacaacaaatacaacaattacAATAGCACGGcgttacaacaacaaaatgtcGGAAGTGGTGGTAAAAGTAGTGCTGGTAATGGCGGAGGTGGGGGTAGCGGTGGCGCAACCATTTTAGGACACTTTAGCAACTATGAAATCATTGAGCGTTTGGCGCGTGATTGTGGCGCTGATAGTATCGATGATGTTAATGCGGCAACAGCAATGCTGGCGTTGAAACATGGACCAAAAGTGTTTGCGGAGACTTTTCAAAATGG CGCACCCGTTATAACTTCATCGCCCAGTGAGGATCATACTTATTCAGCTGGAGGCGCGGGAAATAGTGGCGGTTCGACGCCAAATGCTGCAAACGGCAGTGCAGCGCCTACAAAAGCTATAAATGTCACTgcgcagcagcaacaacacaatgGTAGTCAAAATGGTGATAATCAAAGCACGTCCTCCGATGCAGCTTATGAAAGCAGCGAAGATAA CAACAATATTACACCCGAAGAGCTCGAGGATCAACGTCGGCAACGTGAGGGTGTCGATGCGTTACTCTCGTTATCGCGTTCCTCCGTCGTTGAGTCTCCCACGAAGCGACCATCATCGACCAGTGTCGAAGAAGAACACATATCCACCTGCCTCGAAAGCAATAAGACCAACACCAATAATAATCATAATCATTTTACCAATGGTAATGCAAAAATGTCCTTACTAACAAGCGCTGTTGCATACAGCCAACAACAACATCATGTATACGAAGACAGCGGCAACGGTTTTCATACACCACCCAGCTTTTACGGCGTATCACATCAAATGCATCACCATATTAGCGGTTTGGGTAGTGCACAACGGAAAATTAAACCTTTAAGGAGTTTGCGTACCAAGATTAAGCGTAAGGCGCCATGGATGAGTAAGGCGCGGTGA